One Cicer arietinum cultivar CDC Frontier isolate Library 1 chromosome 8, Cicar.CDCFrontier_v2.0, whole genome shotgun sequence DNA segment encodes these proteins:
- the LOC101504879 gene encoding protein NONRESPONDING TO OXYLIPINS 2, mitochondrial-like: MAWRCGSLSRSIFSASRTIPTRSSPSLQRSSSSLLRSHLLHPRRPLVTVPRTLGILGCTQSLMPLHNADAAARLTSHISVELRACCELSQGT, encoded by the exons ATGGCGTGGCGTTGCGGATCTCTCTCGAGATCGATATTCTCCGCATCGAGAACAATACCAACTCGTTCCTCACCATCTCTTCAACGTTCTTCTTCGTCTTTACTTCGCTCTCATCTTCTCCACCCTCGTCGCCCCCTTGTTACTGTCCCTAG gaCTTTGGGAATTCTCGGTTGCACGCAGTCGTTGATGCCGCTGCATAACGCTGACGCCGCCGCTCGTCTCACTTCTCACATTTCTGTCGAGTTGCGCGCTTGCTGTGAATTGTCTCAGG GTACTTGA
- the LOC101504230 gene encoding metal transporter Nramp3: protein MSNQQQPLLLEETAYDSSEKVIVVGDEDYEADVDNGIRIPPFSWKKLWLFSGPGFLMSIAFLDPGNLEGDLQSGAIAGYSLLWLLMWATAMGLLIQLLSARLGVATGRHLAELCRDEYPSWARIVLWLMTEVALIGSDIQEVIGSAIAIRILSNGLVPLWAGVVITALDCFIFLFLENYGVRKLEAFFAVLIAIMALSFAWMFGEAKPDGVDVLVGILVPKLSSRTIQQAVGVVGCIIMPHNVFLHSALVQSRQVDPKKKGRVQEAINYYSIESTIALVVSFVINIFVTTVFAKGFYGTEIANRIGLVNAGQYLQEKYGGGVFPILYIWGIGLLAAGQSSTITGTYAGQFIMGGFLNLKLKKWIRALITRSFAIIPTMIVALIFDTSEDSLDLLNEWLNVLQSVQIPFALIPLLCLVSKEQIMGTFKIGSGLKIISWLVAALVIVINGYLLLEFFSSEVNGAVLTTIVSTITAAYVAFIIYLISSAFTFSPWQSLTQSKTVVTAES from the exons ATGTCTAATCAACAACAGCCTCTATTACTTGAAGAAACCGCTTACGATTCATCCGAAAAAGTAATCGTAGTTGGAGACGAAGATTACGAAGCTGACGTGGACAACGGTATTCGAATCCCACCTTTTTCATGGAAGAAACTATGGCTATTCAGTGGCCCTGGTTTTCTAATGAGTATAGCTTTTCTAGATCCTGGAAACTTGGAAGGAGATCTTCAATCTGGTGCTATTGCTGGTTATTCTCTTTTATGGCTTCTTATGTGGGCCACGGCTATGGGACTTCTTATTCAGCTTTTGTCTGCAAGGTTAGGTGTTGCTACTGGTAGACATTTGGCTGAACTTTGTAGAGATGAGTATCCTAGTTGGGCTAGGATTGTTCTTTGGTTGATGACTGAAGTTGCTTTGATTGGTTCTGATATTCAAGAGGTTATTGGAAGTGCTATTGCTATTAGGATTTTGAGTAATGGTCTTGTTCCTCTTTGGGCTGGGGTTGTCATCACAGCTTTAGATTG ttttatttttctctttcttgaGAACTATGGTGTGAGGAAATTGGAAGCATTTTTTGCTGTTCTGATTGCTATAATGGCTCTCTCATTTGCATGGATGTTTGGTGAAGCAAAGCCAGACGGGGTTGATGTTCTTGTTG GTATTTTGGTTCCTAAACTTAGCTCCAGAACTATACAACAAGCTGTTGGAGTTGTAGGTTGCATTATTATGCCTCACAATGTATTCTTGCATTCTGCTCTTGTTCAATCAAGGCAGGTTGATCCGAAAAAGAAAGGCCGTGTTCAAGAAGCTATAAATTACTACTCCATAGAGTCTACCATTGCCCTTGTTGTCTCCTTTGTCATCAATATATTCGTCACAACTGTGTTTGCTAAGGGCTTTTATGGTACCGAAATAGCGAATCGCATCGGTCTGGTAAATGCAGGGCAGTACCTTCAGGAGAAGTATGGAGGTGGAGTATTCCCAATCCTGTATATATGGGGTATTGGGTTATTAGCAGCTGGTCAAAGTAGCACTATTACTGGTACATATGCTGGACAATTCATCATGggtggttttctgaatttgaaGTTGAAGAAATGGATAAGGGCGTTGATTACGCGGAGTTTTGCAATCATCCCAACCATGATTGTTGCTCTTATATTCGATACCTCAGAGGATTCATTGGATCTTCTGAATGAATGGCTCAATGTTCTTCAGTCAGTGCAAATCCCCTTTGCATTGATTCCCTTGCTTTGTTTGGTGTCGAAGGAACAGATAATGGGCACCTTCAAGATTGGGTCTGGCCTCAAG ATTATATCCTGGCTTGTGGCTGCTCTGGTGATAGTGATAAATGGCTATCTTTTGCTGGAATTCTTTTCCTCTGAAGTGAATGGAGCAGTGCTCACCACTATTGTGTCCACAATAACAGCTGCATATGTTGCATTCATAATTTACCTTATTTCAAGTGCCTTTACCTTTTCACCTTGGCAAAGTTTAACTCAATCAAAGACAGTTGTTACCGCGGAGAGTTAA
- the LOC101504566 gene encoding LOW QUALITY PROTEIN: probable indole-3-acetic acid-amido synthetase GH3.1 (The sequence of the model RefSeq protein was modified relative to this genomic sequence to represent the inferred CDS: inserted 1 base in 1 codon): MAVESEFLQVAPSSVDEKSFNPVQLIEEMTENPDPYQERTLAEILKQNAETEYLKLFGLNGATDRETFKSKVALVTYEDVLPFIQRIANGDRSPILCAHPISEFLTSSGTSAGERKLMPTIAEEMDRRQFLYSLLMPVMDQYVPDLDKGKALHFLFIKAETKTPSGLVARPVLTAYYKSEQFKNRPFDPYNVLTSPNEAVLCLDSYQSMYTQMLCGLIMRHQVLRVGAVFASGLLRAIRFLQLNWAQLAHDISTGTLNPKITDPSIKECMSKILKPDPELANFLTKECSGENWERIIPRIWPNTKYLEVIVTGAMAQYIPTLDYYSGGLPKPCTMYASSECYFGLNLKPMSEPSEVSYTIMPNMGYFEFLPHDDSSPITLSRDSPPKLVELADVEIGKSYELIITTYSGLCRYRVGDILQVTGFHNNAPQFKFVRRKNVLLSIDADKTDESELQKAIENASELLKKXQYERRAETKSIPGHYVIYWELLIKDSSNPPSDEVLNECCLVMEESFNTVYRQGRVADNSIGPLEIRVVKNGTFEELMDYAISRGASINQYKVPRCVSFTPIMELLDSRVLSVHFSPGLPHWTSERRR, encoded by the exons ATGGCCGTTGAATCTGAGTTTCTTCAAGTAGCTCCTTCTTCGGTTGATGAGAAGAGCTTCAATCCTGTTCAGTTAATAGAAGAAATGACCGAAAACCCTGACCCCTACCAAGAGAGGACTCTAGCTGAAATTCTGAAACAAAACGCAGAGACAGAGTACTTGAAACTGTTTGGACTTAACGGTGCAACTGACCGTGAAACGTTCAAGTCTAAGGTTGCTCTTGTAACCTACGAGGATGTGTTGCCTTTTATTCAACGCATTGCTAATGGTGACCGTTCTCCAATCTTGTGCGCTCATCCAATCTCTGAATTTCTGACTAG TTCAGGAACATCAGCTGGTGAGAGAAAATTGATGCCGACAATTGCTGAAGAAATGGACCGTCGTCAGTTTCTGTACAGTCTTCTGATGCCAGTGATGGATCA ATATGTGCCTGATTTGGACAAAGGAAAAGCACTTCACTTCCTTTTTATCAAAGCAGAAACAAAGACTCCAAGTGGTTTAGTAGCACGTCCAGTTCTCACAGCCTATTACAAAAGTGAACAATTTAAGAATAGACCATTTGACCCTTACAACGTTTTAACAAGCCCAAATGAAGCCGTTCTATGTCTCGATTCATATCAAAGCATGTACACTCAAATGCTATGTGGGCTCATCATGCGCCACCAAGTACTAAGAGTTGGAGCTGTTTTTGCTTCTGGGCTTCTTCGAGCCATTAGATTCCTTCAACTTAATTGGGCCCAATTAGCCCATGACATCTCCACCggaaccctaaaccccaaaatcaCTGACCCATCCATCAAAGAATGCATGTCCAAAATACTGAAACCCGATCCCGAACTCGCGAATTTCCTAACGAAAGAATGTTCTGGAGAAAATTGGGAACGTATAATCCCAAGAATTTGGCCTAATACAAAGTACCTTGAAGTTATAGTGACAGGTGCTATGGCTCAATACATTCCAACTCTTGATTATTACAGTGGTGGGCTTCCTAAGCCTTGTACAATGTACGCTTCATCTGAGTGTTACTTTGGGCTTAACCTAAAGCCCATGAGTGAGCCATCTGAAGTTTCTTACACCATCATGCCAAACATGGGTTACTTTGAATTTTTACCACATGACGACTCATCACCTATTACCCTCTCACGTGACTCACCACCAAAACTTGTGGAACTTGCTGACGTGGAAATTGGAAAAAGCTATGAACTAATTATAACAACTTACTCGGGTCTTTGTCGTTACCGCGTTGGCGATATTCTTCAAGTAACCGGTTTCCATAATAATGCCCCGCAATTCAAATTCGTGAGACGTAAGAACGTGTTGTTGAGCATCGATGCGGATAAAACAGACGAATCTGAACTTCAAAAAGCGATCGAAAACGCTTCCGAGTTGTTGAAGA TTCAATACGAGCGTCGCGCGGAAACGAAATCGATCCCTGGACATTACGTGATTTATTGGGAGCTTTTAATAAAGGATTCGTCAAATCCTCCAAGCGATGAAGTTTTGAATGAATGCTGTTTGGTGATGGAAGAGAGTTTTAATACGGTTTATAGGCAGGGAAGAGTTGCTGATAATTCGATTGGGCCGTTAGAGATACGTGTGGTTAAAAATGGCACGTTTGAGGAGTTAATGGATTATGCTATATCGCGTGGTGCATCGATTAATCAGTATAAAGTTCCTAGGTGCGTGAGTTTCACGCCCATAATGGAGCTTCTTGATTCTAGGGTGCTTTCGGTTCATTTTAGCCCTGGTTTACCTCATTGGACCTCAGAACGACGTCGTTGA